The following are encoded together in the Acinetobacter radioresistens DSM 6976 = NBRC 102413 = CIP 103788 genome:
- a CDS encoding response regulator, with amino-acid sequence MNILIVDDHPLFRHALIQAVRYSLPQAQISETAAVNEFYERLEKGSEPDLVLLDLNLPGASGFSALVHVRAQYPSIPIIVVSAHEELSIIQRAIAHGAMGYIPKSAHPSHIGEAIRQVLEGEIWLPPNLPTNVSFDPRATDETELAERIQSLTPQQFRVLMMVAEGLLNKQIAYELDVSEATIKAHVTAIFRKLGVQNRTQAVLAIKALNIDEKRV; translated from the coding sequence ATGAACATATTAATTGTTGATGATCATCCACTGTTCCGGCATGCCCTAATTCAAGCCGTGCGTTATAGCCTGCCACAGGCACAAATCTCTGAGACAGCTGCAGTAAATGAATTTTATGAACGTCTGGAAAAGGGTTCAGAACCAGATTTGGTTTTACTGGATTTAAACTTGCCCGGTGCTTCAGGTTTTTCAGCACTGGTTCATGTCCGTGCCCAATATCCTTCTATTCCGATTATTGTAGTCTCTGCTCATGAAGAGCTGTCAATTATTCAGCGTGCAATTGCACACGGAGCAATGGGCTATATTCCTAAATCTGCCCATCCAAGTCATATTGGCGAGGCAATTCGTCAGGTATTAGAAGGGGAAATCTGGTTACCACCGAATTTGCCTACCAACGTGAGCTTTGATCCGAGAGCAACTGATGAGACCGAACTTGCAGAGCGAATTCAGTCACTTACACCACAGCAGTTCCGTGTACTGATGATGGTTGCTGAAGGTCTGCTCAACAAGCAGATTGCTTATGAACTAGATGTTTCAGAGGCTACCATCAAGGCACATGTAACAGCTATTTTCCGTAAGCTGGGAGTACAAAACCGTACTCAGGCAGTATTGGCTATCAAGGCACTTAATATTGATGAAAAGAGAGTCTAA
- the sfnG gene encoding dimethylsulfone monooxygenase SfnG — protein MKDDQAQQLKFAYWVPNVSGGLVVSKIEQRTDWSYEYNVRLAQTAEKNGFEYALTQIRFTAGYGAENQHESVSFSHALLAKTEKLKVIAAILPGPWKPALAAKQLATIDHLTQGRIAVNIVSGWFRGEFDAIGEIWPEHDERYVRSEEFIRALKGIWTTDQYSFKGKYYQFENYTLKPKPLQQPHIEVFQGGSSRAARDMAARVSDWYFTNGNSVDELVKQISDLRTKAALNGHQIKVGVNAFIIARDTEEEAQAVLQEIIEQADIQAVQAFGKATREAGAASREGEGNWAKSTFVDLVQYNDGFKTNLIGTPQQIAERIIELKNAGVDLILSGFLHFIEEIEYFGEKVLPLVRELEVEQQHVVSAKSA, from the coding sequence ATGAAGGATGATCAAGCACAGCAGCTGAAGTTTGCTTACTGGGTTCCAAATGTCAGTGGCGGCTTAGTGGTGAGTAAGATTGAGCAGCGCACCGACTGGAGTTATGAATATAACGTCCGTTTAGCGCAGACTGCCGAGAAAAACGGCTTTGAATATGCATTAACCCAGATTCGTTTTACAGCAGGCTATGGCGCCGAAAACCAGCATGAGTCTGTCAGCTTTAGCCATGCTCTTCTCGCAAAAACTGAAAAGCTGAAAGTTATTGCTGCCATTTTACCAGGTCCCTGGAAACCGGCTCTGGCTGCCAAACAGCTCGCTACTATTGATCATCTGACTCAAGGTCGCATAGCAGTTAATATTGTGAGTGGATGGTTTCGTGGAGAATTTGATGCCATTGGAGAGATCTGGCCTGAACATGATGAACGTTATGTACGTTCTGAAGAATTTATTCGAGCTTTAAAAGGAATCTGGACTACGGATCAGTATAGTTTTAAAGGTAAATATTATCAGTTTGAGAATTATACCCTTAAACCCAAACCTCTACAGCAGCCTCATATTGAGGTATTTCAGGGTGGAAGTTCCCGAGCCGCACGTGATATGGCTGCACGTGTGTCTGACTGGTATTTTACCAACGGTAATAGCGTTGACGAACTGGTCAAACAGATTAGTGATTTGCGTACCAAAGCGGCTTTAAATGGTCATCAAATTAAGGTTGGGGTAAATGCCTTTATTATTGCCCGTGATACAGAAGAAGAAGCGCAGGCAGTATTACAAGAGATTATCGAGCAGGCCGATATTCAGGCAGTACAGGCTTTTGGGAAGGCTACTCGTGAGGCAGGAGCTGCCAGTCGTGAAGGCGAAGGAAACTGGGCAAAATCCACTTTTGTGGATCTGGTGCAATATAATGATGGTTTTAAGACCAATCTAATTGGTACTCCCCAACAAATTGCTGAACGGATTATTGAGCTTAAAAATGCCGGGGTTGATTTGATCCTCTCAGGCTTTTTACATTTTATAGAAGAAATAGAGTATTTCGGCGAGAAGGTTTTGCCATTGGTTCGTGAGTTAGAAGTAGAGCAGCAGCATGTTGTATCTGCCAAGTCTGCCTGA
- a CDS encoding BCCT family transporter — protein sequence MSSKSKAWFSNVNPNVFISTVVIILIFLAIVIFAPDAFELLTKKLNQWITDSFSWFYVLSVALFLILLTGIAVSSMGRIKLGPDHSQPDYTYPSWFAMLFTAGMGIGLMFFGVAEPIMHYVSPPSGQPETVLAAQQAMRVTFFHWGLHAWAIYAVVGLSLAYFAYRHQLPLKVRSALYPLIGKRIYGPIGDGVDTFATIGTIFGVATSLGFGVTQINSGLNYLFGWEQSILTQIILIVVVSSIASLSVFLGLDKGVKRLSELNLILALLLLAFIFLTGASIYLLQTTIQTAGQYVSNLFSMTFNLYAYQPNGWIGGWTIMYWAWWISWSPFVGMFIARVSRGRTVREFIAGVLLIPTGFTIIWMGFIGNAALYNVMFEGNNSLLEAVKTDSSVALFEFLTQLPWSGVSSILATVLVMLFFVTSADSGALVTDYLTSKTDQSPAWQRLFWTVLMALLAIILLMAGGLGALQSATIMSALPFTFIMLLICWGLLKALRLDSLKMQAIQEARITPRAIHNPRSWQQRLGLIMHYPHSRDEVEHYIKSTVAQAFQHIQHEFKRRNLEVSIETLEDGLLLRVDHWNEINFIYKVVSRETTPPSFMTEAQSATDHEYYQAEVFLREGGQNYDVMEWTQEDLLQDILDQYERHLYFLNVIRS from the coding sequence ATGTCTTCCAAGTCCAAAGCTTGGTTTTCCAATGTTAATCCTAATGTGTTTATTAGCACGGTTGTGATTATCCTGATCTTTTTAGCTATTGTTATTTTTGCTCCCGATGCATTTGAACTTCTGACCAAAAAATTAAATCAGTGGATTACTGATTCTTTCAGCTGGTTTTATGTTTTATCGGTTGCCTTATTTTTAATCCTGCTAACAGGTATTGCTGTGTCTTCCATGGGCCGGATCAAACTTGGGCCAGATCATAGTCAACCTGATTATACTTATCCTTCCTGGTTTGCCATGCTGTTTACTGCAGGTATGGGGATTGGCTTAATGTTCTTTGGTGTTGCTGAGCCCATTATGCATTATGTCAGTCCACCAAGTGGCCAGCCGGAGACCGTACTGGCAGCACAACAGGCCATGCGTGTTACTTTCTTCCATTGGGGTTTACATGCCTGGGCTATTTATGCAGTTGTTGGGTTGTCACTGGCTTATTTTGCATACCGTCATCAGCTTCCATTAAAAGTCCGCTCAGCCTTATATCCTTTAATTGGTAAGCGTATTTATGGACCAATTGGTGATGGAGTCGATACTTTCGCCACAATTGGGACCATATTCGGGGTTGCCACTTCTCTGGGTTTTGGTGTAACACAGATTAACTCGGGATTAAATTACCTGTTTGGCTGGGAGCAGAGTATTCTGACTCAGATTATTTTAATTGTTGTGGTAAGCAGTATTGCTTCACTCTCGGTTTTTTTAGGTCTGGATAAGGGCGTTAAGCGTTTATCTGAACTCAACCTCATTCTGGCATTGCTATTGCTGGCTTTCATATTTTTAACTGGCGCCAGCATTTATTTATTGCAGACCACCATCCAGACAGCAGGACAATATGTATCTAACCTGTTCAGCATGACTTTTAACTTATATGCCTATCAGCCTAATGGCTGGATTGGTGGCTGGACTATCATGTACTGGGCTTGGTGGATTTCGTGGTCACCATTTGTGGGTATGTTTATTGCCCGAGTCTCACGAGGACGTACTGTCCGTGAGTTTATTGCAGGCGTATTGCTGATTCCTACAGGTTTCACCATTATCTGGATGGGATTCATAGGTAATGCAGCGCTATATAATGTGATGTTTGAAGGAAATAATAGCCTGCTAGAAGCTGTAAAAACTGATTCTTCTGTAGCGCTGTTTGAATTCTTGACCCAGTTACCTTGGTCTGGAGTGAGCAGTATTTTAGCAACTGTTCTGGTCATGCTGTTTTTTGTGACCTCTGCCGATTCAGGCGCCCTGGTTACCGATTATCTCACCTCTAAAACAGATCAGTCTCCTGCCTGGCAGCGGCTGTTCTGGACAGTACTTATGGCGCTACTGGCTATTATTCTGCTCATGGCTGGTGGTTTAGGTGCATTACAGTCCGCCACCATTATGAGTGCTTTGCCATTTACCTTTATTATGCTGCTCATCTGCTGGGGGTTGCTCAAGGCACTAAGATTAGACAGTTTGAAAATGCAGGCTATTCAGGAGGCACGTATTACACCGCGTGCTATTCATAACCCGCGCAGCTGGCAACAGCGTTTGGGCCTAATTATGCATTATCCACATAGTCGTGATGAAGTAGAGCATTATATAAAGTCTACAGTTGCTCAGGCATTTCAGCATATTCAGCATGAGTTTAAACGTCGTAATCTTGAGGTGAGCATAGAAACTCTTGAGGACGGATTGCTATTAAGGGTGGATCATTGGAATGAGATTAATTTTATCTATAAAGTAGTTTCACGTGAAACTACCCCTCCCAGCTTTATGACTGAAGCTCAATCAGCTACCGACCATGAATATTATCAGGCTGAGGTGTTTTTAAGAGAGGGAGGACAAAATTACGATGTTATGGAATGGACGCAAGAAGATCTGCTTCAGGATATTCTGGACCAGTATGAACGTCATCTTTACTTCCTGAACGTCATACGCAGTTAA
- a CDS encoding DUF485 domain-containing protein: MDELKVERILQNPKFKEMVAKKRNLSWTLTAIMLFVYVGFMLLVGYNKEFLMSSFSGGVTTWGIPLGLGIIVLSFVLCAVYSYIANNTLDELNREALKEVEAIAQESTTTKGMH; encoded by the coding sequence ATGGATGAGCTTAAGGTAGAACGAATTCTACAAAATCCAAAATTTAAAGAGATGGTGGCCAAGAAAAGAAATCTCAGCTGGACATTAACTGCAATTATGCTGTTTGTCTATGTTGGTTTCATGCTGTTGGTAGGTTATAACAAAGAATTCCTGATGAGTTCTTTTAGTGGCGGGGTAACAACTTGGGGAATTCCTTTAGGCCTCGGCATTATCGTCCTGTCATTTGTATTATGTGCAGTGTATTCATATATCGCCAATAACACACTTGATGAACTTAACAGAGAAGCTTTGAAAGAAGTCGAGGCAATCGCGCAAGAGTCTACGACTACTAAAGGAATGCACTAA
- a CDS encoding ion channel — MRVLLGFWKGLRLLPSAQLVLLQFFILILSLLSNDSTPSRSVTWLLGVIALLLVAKMIRQTPAYTALGLIFVGGAFIFSVPILFGYEHVGLIITTHAFEASAYFCAAYGLIRYMFADRYLTKDELFAAAAVFTLIAWGFAFLYNICQLVVPYSFQNPNRTGPLQTWLDLLFLSFSLQSATGLADLMPVSPAARVLAMLQMFGGVMYLALIVSRLIVLQYISHSPRTDKDKS; from the coding sequence TTGCGTGTACTTCTTGGATTCTGGAAAGGTCTTCGTTTATTACCTTCCGCCCAGTTAGTTTTATTACAATTTTTTATACTGATTTTATCTTTGCTCAGCAATGATAGTACACCGTCTCGTTCTGTCACCTGGTTACTGGGCGTGATTGCACTATTACTGGTGGCAAAAATGATACGCCAGACTCCAGCCTACACCGCACTCGGTCTCATTTTTGTCGGCGGTGCTTTTATTTTTTCTGTGCCCATACTTTTTGGTTATGAACATGTGGGTCTGATCATTACTACCCATGCTTTTGAAGCAAGTGCCTATTTCTGTGCGGCTTATGGACTGATCCGCTATATGTTTGCTGACCGTTATCTTACTAAGGATGAGCTTTTTGCAGCTGCCGCAGTCTTTACCTTGATCGCTTGGGGTTTTGCCTTTCTTTATAACATCTGCCAACTGGTAGTTCCTTATAGCTTTCAAAATCCAAATCGGACAGGGCCATTGCAAACCTGGCTGGATCTTCTGTTTTTAAGCTTTAGCCTCCAATCAGCTACGGGTCTTGCAGACCTGATGCCAGTCAGTCCGGCGGCACGTGTTCTGGCAATGTTACAGATGTTTGGCGGAGTAATGTATCTGGCACTTATCGTTTCAAGACTTATTGTGCTGCAATATATTTCACATTCACCCCGTACAGATAAAGACAAATCTTGA
- a CDS encoding cation acetate symporter: protein MKWNSCKAKVFAASTFLTSGLAMAGPDLGAAEQQATNWHAIIMFVIFVGLTLFITKWAAKQTQSTQDFYTAGGGISGFQNGLAIAGDFMSAASFLGISAMVFSSGFDGLLYSLGFMVGWPIVLFLIAERLRNLGKYNLSDVVSFRLEEKPVRTLAAISSLVVVAFYLIAQMVGAGQLIKLLFGLNYNIAVVIVGLLMMAYVMFGGMLATTWVQIIKAVMLLSGATFMAFMVMKGVGFSFTAMFDQSIQIFAKVHDITLAEAGKIMGPGKLAENPIDAISLGLALMFGTAGLPHILMRFFTVKDAKEARKSVVVATGFIGYFYLLTFIIGFGAILYVSNNPQFIDVAKMAVTGKLELVGGNNMAAVHLADAVGGDLFMGFISAVAFATILAVVAGLTLSGASAISHDLYANVFKKGQTTPESELRMSKIATLGLAIFAMILGILFEKQNVAFMVGLAFSVAACANFPVLVLSMFWKGLTTRGAVAGGVVGLSLAVILIVLSKAVWVDTLGISDTPINPFNGPAIFAMPLSFFCCWLFSVTDKSARAQRERKEFDAQFVRSMTGIGASGAQDH, encoded by the coding sequence ATGAAATGGAATTCATGTAAAGCAAAAGTATTTGCTGCGTCCACATTTTTAACTTCTGGTCTGGCTATGGCTGGCCCTGATCTGGGTGCGGCTGAGCAGCAGGCTACGAATTGGCACGCAATTATCATGTTCGTGATTTTTGTCGGCCTTACATTGTTCATTACCAAATGGGCAGCCAAACAGACTCAGTCAACTCAAGACTTCTACACTGCAGGTGGTGGTATTTCGGGTTTCCAGAACGGTTTGGCGATTGCTGGTGACTTCATGTCTGCTGCATCGTTCTTGGGTATTTCTGCCATGGTGTTCAGTTCAGGATTCGATGGTCTGCTGTACTCATTAGGCTTCATGGTTGGCTGGCCAATTGTTCTGTTCCTGATTGCAGAGCGTCTGCGTAACTTGGGTAAATATAACCTGTCAGACGTGGTGTCATTCCGTCTGGAAGAAAAGCCGGTTCGTACCTTGGCAGCAATCAGCTCATTGGTCGTGGTCGCGTTTTACCTCATTGCACAGATGGTCGGTGCGGGACAGCTGATCAAACTGCTATTTGGCTTGAACTATAATATCGCGGTTGTAATTGTTGGCCTGCTGATGATGGCTTACGTAATGTTCGGCGGCATGTTGGCTACCACTTGGGTACAGATCATCAAGGCTGTAATGCTGCTTTCTGGCGCAACTTTCATGGCATTTATGGTAATGAAAGGTGTTGGCTTCAGCTTTACTGCAATGTTTGACCAATCTATCCAGATTTTCGCTAAAGTCCATGATATTACACTGGCAGAAGCAGGCAAAATCATGGGACCAGGCAAACTGGCAGAGAACCCAATTGATGCGATTTCCCTCGGACTTGCATTGATGTTTGGTACTGCTGGTCTTCCACATATCCTCATGCGTTTCTTTACAGTAAAAGATGCAAAAGAAGCACGTAAATCAGTGGTTGTAGCAACAGGTTTCATTGGTTACTTCTATCTGCTGACCTTCATCATTGGTTTCGGTGCAATCTTGTATGTATCGAATAATCCACAATTCATTGATGTAGCGAAAATGGCGGTTACAGGCAAGTTAGAGCTTGTAGGCGGTAACAATATGGCTGCGGTCCATCTGGCTGATGCTGTGGGTGGCGACCTGTTTATGGGCTTCATTTCAGCGGTAGCATTTGCCACAATTCTTGCCGTAGTGGCTGGTTTAACCCTGTCAGGTGCTTCTGCAATCTCGCATGACCTGTATGCAAACGTATTTAAAAAAGGACAGACTACGCCTGAATCTGAACTTCGCATGTCTAAAATTGCCACTCTGGGCCTTGCGATCTTTGCAATGATTTTAGGTATCCTGTTTGAGAAACAGAACGTGGCCTTCATGGTAGGTCTGGCATTCTCGGTTGCTGCGTGTGCTAACTTCCCGGTACTTGTTCTGTCTATGTTCTGGAAAGGCCTGACGACACGTGGTGCAGTAGCCGGTGGTGTTGTGGGTCTGTCACTTGCTGTAATTCTGATTGTGCTGTCTAAAGCAGTCTGGGTGGATACACTCGGTATTTCTGATACGCCAATTAACCCTTTTAATGGCCCTGCAATCTTTGCTATGCCACTTTCATTCTTCTGCTGCTGGTTGTTCTCTGTAACTGATAAATCAGCGCGTGCACAGCGTGAACGTAAAGAATTCGATGCCCAGTTTGTACGTTCCATGACTGGTATCGGAGCTTCCGGTGCTCAAGATCATTAA
- the msuE gene encoding FMN reductase — protein MTHHFSSSVQPLNIVAVSGGLNTPSKTEALVQAVLNELGEATPINIHFIKFSEIGPLLGGAIYRNQLPQRVQDDLAAVEAADALIVGTPVYRASFTGLFKHFFDFVEQTALVDVPVLLAASGGSDRHALVLEHQLRPLFSFFQAQTLPIGVYATDRDFTPEYTIQSQQLADRITLAVARALPILEWAPAKGQRAELVKVKTEQANQNLGINKQIEQEEVLPSVAVPSLDAAESRLHPKNLKTHVA, from the coding sequence ATGACACATCATTTTTCATCTTCTGTTCAGCCTCTTAATATTGTTGCAGTTTCAGGTGGTCTCAATACACCGTCTAAAACTGAAGCTCTGGTTCAGGCGGTATTAAATGAACTCGGCGAGGCAACACCTATTAATATCCACTTTATTAAATTTAGTGAAATTGGGCCTTTACTTGGAGGCGCTATTTACCGTAACCAGCTTCCACAGCGCGTACAGGATGATCTGGCTGCTGTGGAAGCAGCAGACGCTTTAATTGTTGGGACCCCGGTTTACCGTGCCTCTTTTACTGGCCTATTCAAACATTTTTTTGACTTTGTCGAACAGACAGCCCTAGTAGATGTACCTGTATTATTGGCTGCCTCTGGTGGTAGCGACCGCCATGCATTGGTATTGGAACACCAATTACGCCCATTGTTTAGCTTTTTTCAGGCACAGACTTTACCAATTGGTGTTTATGCCACAGATCGTGATTTTACTCCAGAATATACCATTCAGAGTCAACAGCTGGCAGACCGCATTACACTGGCTGTTGCCCGCGCACTTCCAATTCTAGAGTGGGCGCCAGCCAAAGGGCAACGCGCAGAACTGGTTAAAGTCAAAACTGAGCAAGCTAACCAGAATTTGGGGATCAATAAACAGATTGAGCAGGAAGAGGTCTTGCCATCTGTCGCCGTACCCAGCCTAGATGCAGCAGAGTCGCGTTTGCATCCAAAAAACCTGAAGACTCATGTGGCCTAA
- a CDS encoding hybrid sensor histidine kinase/response regulator produces MNSWLIIGVLALYIFILFVCAFFGEKHASRLSTRGRMLLFSLTLGVYCSSWTFYGATGAAVREGIIFLPIYLGPLLFVGLGYDIWRRLGRVRQHHAISSIADFVAARYGKSGSLASLVTILAVIAIIPYLALQLRAIALSASVILTQNESLHTTTNSVLLLTGVLAILAMMFGTRQIANTEQHGGLMLAVAFESFVKLFALLCVALFFLFDAPENIVQVSGDVAKTFYEVQLFGVPETFWVQTLLAALAIICLPRQFHVAVVELRDEKHIRGARRWFAAYLILTTLAIIPIASWALHAAPNFLTVPDVAVLSLPLSYNQEWLTLLAFLGGFSASTGMLLVSSVALSIMLSNDLIMPALWRFNIISRHDKRLPQVLKFTRRVCILGVMLLGFLFFHFFNDIDQLSVFGLLAFSAVAQFSPALIGGLYWRGGSRQGVYAGLIVGFFMWTYTLLLPTILRSLPESYTEFAQQFLTAGPLGLHWLRPEALLGFESFAPLTHGVIWALGLNIILYIWVSRIYRPSIAEQIQAESFFYYETKPLPAHSASTDMSYLHQDAVRLKVGDLMTLARRITGEGPATHAFQQFCAQNNLVLNENSVANGMWWRFTEQYLAGTIGAASARTLLTTAMVNNGLALGQVANILDQASQWQRFNQNLLMTMIDHMTQGVSVVDENMCLVAWNNQYLKLFDYPKDLVYVGCPISDLIRYNAERGECGPGSIEEHVRKRIHWMQVGSAHEFERIRKDGRVIQMRGNPIEGGGFVTTFADITAFRENEAILEARVIDRTRQLADALAEQQLAREQADKANMSKSRFIAAASHDLLQPMHAARLFSTALEQSVNNDEDRTTLQQLDRALHGAESMLSALLDIARLEGGNMQPNRQSYPLHDLLRDLELQFKSIASQRNIQFHVHDAPFWIDTDPQWIRRIVQNFVSNALRYTAKGRVLLGVLRSSERPGHIRIGVWDTGPGIAEEQRIKLFQEFERCGHTSPWGEQGLGLGLAIVQRMTSLLDYPVHVYSTQGKGSCFILEVPIVAPPKTVTAPVQVAPLKTKAYRILCLDNDETILEGMSTLLTKWGYQVFKAREPQQALALIEQENIQVWLIDQHLNQGQLGLDFILEHRYHPVPVALITADSDPELPHRLKQHNIVLLKKPLKPAALRAWLSGLKIIGDQS; encoded by the coding sequence ATGAACAGCTGGCTGATCATCGGGGTACTGGCCCTTTATATTTTTATACTTTTTGTCTGTGCATTTTTTGGTGAAAAGCATGCCAGCCGTTTAAGTACTCGTGGCCGTATGTTGTTATTCAGCCTGACGCTCGGAGTATATTGTTCATCCTGGACATTTTATGGCGCAACTGGTGCTGCAGTACGTGAAGGTATTATTTTTCTGCCGATCTATCTGGGGCCATTGCTATTCGTCGGATTAGGCTATGATATCTGGCGGCGTCTGGGTCGGGTACGCCAGCATCATGCTATTTCTTCTATTGCTGACTTTGTAGCTGCCCGCTATGGTAAAAGCGGTAGTCTTGCCTCTTTAGTGACTATTTTGGCTGTTATTGCCATCATTCCTTACTTGGCTTTACAACTCAGGGCCATTGCACTGAGTGCGTCGGTCATACTAACGCAGAATGAATCCTTACATACCACTACCAACAGTGTGCTTTTACTTACCGGTGTTCTGGCTATACTCGCAATGATGTTCGGTACACGGCAGATCGCCAATACTGAGCAACATGGTGGTCTGATGCTGGCTGTCGCTTTTGAGTCTTTTGTTAAGCTGTTTGCCCTACTTTGTGTAGCACTCTTTTTTCTTTTTGATGCTCCTGAAAATATTGTGCAGGTCTCTGGTGATGTTGCCAAGACATTTTATGAAGTACAGCTATTTGGTGTGCCGGAAACTTTCTGGGTACAGACCTTGCTGGCTGCACTGGCAATCATCTGCCTGCCACGACAGTTCCATGTGGCCGTGGTTGAGCTGCGCGACGAAAAACATATTCGCGGGGCACGCCGCTGGTTTGCCGCTTATCTGATTTTAACGACACTGGCAATTATTCCTATTGCCAGCTGGGCATTGCATGCTGCACCAAACTTTCTTACCGTACCTGATGTGGCAGTACTTTCCCTTCCGCTCAGTTATAATCAGGAATGGCTAACTTTATTAGCATTTTTAGGAGGCTTTTCTGCCTCGACCGGTATGCTATTGGTCTCATCGGTTGCACTTTCCATTATGCTCAGTAATGATCTGATCATGCCGGCATTATGGCGTTTTAATATTATTTCCCGGCATGACAAACGCTTACCACAAGTTCTTAAATTTACCCGGCGGGTCTGCATTTTGGGTGTCATGCTCCTGGGCTTCCTGTTCTTTCATTTTTTTAACGATATTGACCAGTTATCTGTATTTGGCCTGCTGGCCTTTAGTGCAGTAGCCCAGTTCTCCCCTGCCCTAATTGGTGGACTCTATTGGCGGGGTGGTAGCCGTCAGGGGGTGTATGCCGGACTGATTGTTGGTTTCTTTATGTGGACCTATACCCTGCTGCTACCTACCATCTTGCGCAGTCTGCCAGAAAGCTATACTGAATTTGCCCAACAGTTCCTCACGGCTGGACCGCTTGGCCTGCATTGGTTACGCCCGGAGGCCCTGTTAGGCTTTGAATCCTTTGCGCCATTAACGCATGGCGTCATCTGGGCATTAGGTCTCAATATTATTTTATATATCTGGGTATCACGAATTTACCGCCCAAGTATTGCTGAGCAGATTCAGGCTGAAAGTTTCTTTTATTATGAAACTAAACCCTTACCAGCACACAGTGCTTCTACTGACATGAGTTATTTGCACCAGGATGCGGTCCGTTTAAAAGTAGGTGACCTCATGACTCTGGCGCGGCGTATTACTGGAGAAGGGCCAGCGACGCATGCCTTTCAGCAATTTTGTGCCCAGAACAATCTGGTTCTTAATGAAAATAGTGTTGCTAACGGTATGTGGTGGCGCTTTACCGAGCAGTATCTGGCCGGTACTATTGGTGCCGCTTCAGCCCGTACCCTGCTTACTACGGCCATGGTTAATAATGGCCTGGCATTAGGCCAGGTGGCCAATATTCTGGATCAAGCTTCGCAATGGCAGCGTTTCAACCAGAATCTGCTGATGACCATGATTGACCACATGACCCAAGGTGTAAGTGTAGTCGATGAAAATATGTGTCTGGTGGCGTGGAACAACCAATACCTGAAGCTGTTTGACTATCCTAAGGATCTGGTTTATGTCGGCTGTCCGATTTCTGATCTGATCCGTTATAATGCCGAGCGTGGCGAATGTGGTCCCGGGTCTATTGAAGAACATGTCCGTAAGCGGATTCACTGGATGCAGGTCGGCAGCGCACATGAGTTTGAGCGTATCCGTAAGGATGGTAGAGTGATCCAGATGCGCGGCAACCCAATTGAAGGAGGCGGTTTCGTGACTACCTTTGCCGACATTACTGCATTTCGGGAAAATGAAGCCATACTGGAAGCACGCGTTATTGACCGCACCCGCCAGCTGGCAGATGCCCTAGCAGAGCAGCAACTTGCCCGCGAACAGGCAGATAAGGCGAACATGTCGAAAAGCCGTTTTATTGCAGCTGCCAGTCATGATCTATTACAGCCAATGCATGCTGCCCGGCTGTTTAGTACCGCTTTGGAGCAGAGCGTTAACAATGATGAAGATCGTACTACTTTGCAGCAACTGGACCGGGCCCTGCATGGGGCTGAAAGTATGCTTTCAGCTCTTCTGGATATTGCCCGACTAGAAGGGGGCAATATGCAGCCAAACCGGCAGTCTTATCCTCTACATGACCTGCTACGCGATCTGGAGTTGCAGTTCAAGTCGATTGCTTCACAGCGCAATATTCAGTTTCACGTCCACGATGCACCCTTCTGGATAGACACAGATCCGCAGTGGATACGCCGGATTGTACAGAATTTTGTCAGTAATGCCTTACGTTATACCGCTAAAGGCCGGGTGCTTTTAGGTGTATTACGTTCCAGTGAACGACCGGGCCATATACGAATTGGCGTCTGGGATACCGGGCCTGGGATTGCTGAAGAACAGCGTATTAAGCTTTTTCAGGAATTTGAACGGTGTGGACATACCTCGCCTTGGGGTGAGCAAGGTCTGGGCCTAGGTCTGGCCATTGTTCAGCGAATGACCAGCCTGCTAGATTATCCGGTTCATGTATACTCTACCCAAGGTAAGGGCTCCTGCTTTATTCTGGAAGTTCCAATTGTAGCGCCACCCAAAACAGTGACTGCCCCAGTACAGGTGGCACCACTGAAAACCAAGGCTTATCGCATTCTTTGTCTGGACAATGACGAAACTATCCTTGAAGGTATGTCAACCTTACTAACGAAATGGGGGTATCAGGTCTTTAAAGCCCGTGAACCTCAACAGGCACTTGCTCTTATCGAACAGGAAAATATTCAAGTCTGGCTGATTGACCAACATCTGAATCAGGGGCAATTAGGATTAGACTTTATTCTTGAGCATCGTTATCATCCTGTACCCGTAGCGTTGATTACCGCAGATTCAGATCCTGAATTACCTCACCGTTTAAAACAGCACAATATTGTCTTATTGAAAAAACCATTAAAACCAGCGGCATTACGCGCCTGGTTATCGGGTTTAAAAATCATAGGTGATCAGTCTTGA